The Triplophysa dalaica isolate WHDGS20190420 chromosome 5, ASM1584641v1, whole genome shotgun sequence genome window below encodes:
- the zc3hc1 gene encoding nuclear-interacting partner of ALK, producing MAALGSRVNRQENGEKQNKSPLVSPLKVRELLNEGVASEDSVLNCSQQDPSTLSPNGLGNFPCEAANKESFFMRVESFSCLKWAGKPRVLSPMRCARYGWINVDCDMLKCCSCQAFLCASIQPTLDFQKYKGRISELLEQLKTQHEKFCSWPDFPCPDRFWVVPINEPTVLLGAFLERFKSACLLEQQLPAMKPERLKSMTLTEDVISVLLQLIEDEQMKQGDSPSKVSSDMLSIQVAACIVSLCGWAASPALNAMNLPILTCSYCMRKVGLWNFFQMECVSGEGENPPQSPTFAATSTPSQSICGDRGAPTSPSQSPTPCRMKLRSQDSLRSEQMENTSSPLFPRTRTRESPIPHDELPSPVPRGKRPMTRRRGQGDSMMVDVPSSPQRKSKRPRLSSASGPEGFMLRNAFDPVAQHRDWCPWVSVEQDQGSPDGSVLVGSDAELPQPGWKAALTLFLSMKRSISPIGTSPSQGPHDKSKRVFSIFRQWQVSSPPQ from the exons ATGGCGGCGCTCGGCAGCCGTGTAAATCGCCAAGAAAACggcgaaaaacaaaacaaatctccCCTCGTATCACCTTTGAAAGTACGAGAACTTCTCAACGAAGGGGTCGCCTCAGAAGACAGCGTGTTAAACTG TTCACAGCAGGATCCAAGCACATTGTCTCCAAATGGCCTTGGCAATTTTCCTTGTGAGGCAGCGAACAAGGAATCATTTTTCATGAGAGTGGAGTCATTCTCA TGTCTTAAATGGGCTGGGAAGCCCCGTGTACTCTCTCCAATGAGATGTGCGCGATACGGCTGGATCAATGTAGACTGCGATATGTTAAAGTGTTGTAGTTGCCAGGCTTTTCTCTGTGCAAGCATTCAGCCAACACTGGACTTCCAGAAAT ACAAGGGACGGATTTCGGAGTTGCTAGAGCAACTTAAGACACAACATGAGAAATTCTGTTCTTGGCCAGATTTTCCATGTCCAG ATCGGTTTTGGGTGGTTCCTATTAATGAACCTACAGTTCTGCTTGGTGCCTTTCTAGAACGTTTTAAGAGTGCTTGTCTTCTGGAACAGCAGCTGCCTGCTATGAAGCCAGAGCGGCTCAAATCTATG ACATTGACTGAAGATGTCATAAGTGTCCTTCTGCAGCTGATTGAAGATGAACAGATGAAGCAGGGAGATTCTCCCTCTAAAGTCTCATCAGACATGCTGTCTATACAGGTGGCAGCATGCATTGTATCTCTTTGTGGTTGGGCGGCCAG CCCAGCACTAAACGCTATGAACCTGCCTATCCTCACCTGTTCATATTGCATGAGAAAGGTTGGACTGTGGAACTTCTTTCAAATGGAGTGTGTTTCCGGAGAGGGTGAAAACCCACCGCAGTCTCCGACATTTGCCGCTACTTCCACTCCATCTCAAAGCATATGTGGGGATAGGGGGGCACCCACCTCACCATCTCAATCCCCCACGCCATGTCGCATGAAGCTGCGTAGTCAAGATTCTTTGCGGTCTGAGCAG ATGGAGAACACCTCATCCCCACTGTTTCCTCGTACCAGAACAAGAGAGTCACCTATCCCGCACGatgagctacccagtccggtacCCAGGGGCAAGAGACCCATGACCCGCAGAAGGGGTCAGGGGGACAGCATGATGGTAGATGTGCCTTCTAGCCCACAGAGGAAATCAAAACGACCGCGCCTCTCCTCTGCCAGTGGCCCA GAAGGGTTCATGCTCAGGAATGCATTTGACCCAGTAGCCCAGCACAGAGACTGGTGTCCTTGGGTGAGTGTGGAACAGGACCAGGGATCTCCAGATGGCTCTGTCTTGGTTGGATCTGATGCAGAACTTCCTCAACCTGGTTGGAAAGCAGCACTGACCCTCTTCTTATCCATGAAAAGGAGCATCAGCCCAATAGGAACCAGTCCATCTCAG GGTCCACATGACAAATCGAAAAGAGTGTTCTCCATATTCCGACAATGGCAGGTCTCCTCCCCACCCCAGTAG